Proteins co-encoded in one Burkholderiales bacterium genomic window:
- a CDS encoding isocitrate/isopropylmalate family dehydrogenase, translating to VKSIHQGVDIVFLREVTEGMQSSDTVVMGAGEFRPNDEITIASRVITRRGSNRIARAAFEIARTRKRKKVTAVHKEPVYRVCCGMFAEECRKVAKEFPDVAFEEVMVDSMAMKLVMNPQVYDVVVTTNQFGDILTDLGAGLVGGLGLAPGLCVGERQAMAQATHGSAPDIAGKNIANPYAMIMSGKMLFEWLGRKRGEPRAVAAAERIDAAVEKVMAEARHLTPDLGGRASTTEMGDAVAAAV from the coding sequence GTGAAATCGATCCACCAGGGTGTGGACATCGTGTTCCTGCGCGAGGTGACGGAGGGAATGCAGTCATCCGACACGGTGGTAATGGGTGCCGGCGAATTCCGTCCCAACGACGAGATAACGATCGCTTCGCGCGTGATCACCCGGCGCGGCTCGAATCGCATCGCGCGGGCTGCCTTCGAGATCGCGCGCACCCGCAAGCGCAAGAAAGTGACCGCCGTGCACAAGGAGCCGGTGTATCGCGTCTGCTGCGGGATGTTCGCCGAGGAATGCCGCAAGGTGGCGAAGGAATTTCCCGATGTGGCGTTCGAGGAGGTGATGGTGGACAGCATGGCGATGAAGCTCGTCATGAACCCGCAGGTCTATGATGTGGTGGTGACCACCAACCAGTTCGGCGACATCCTGACCGATCTTGGCGCGGGGCTGGTGGGCGGGCTGGGGCTAGCGCCCGGGCTGTGCGTTGGGGAGCGCCAGGCGATGGCGCAGGCGACCCACGGCTCGGCGCCGGACATCGCCGGAAAGAACATCGCCAATCCCTATGCGATGATCATGTCGGGCAAGATGCTCTTCGAGTGGCTGGGGCGCAAGCGCGGTGAGCCGCGGGCGGTCGCTGCTGCAGAACGGATCGATGCCGCTGTGGAGAAGGTAATGGCCGAGGCGAGGCACCTTACCCCGGATCTCGGCGGCAGGGCGAGCACCACCGAGATGGGCGACGCGGTCGCGGCGGCGGTTTGA